One window from the genome of Echinicola vietnamensis DSM 17526 encodes:
- a CDS encoding THUMP domain-containing class I SAM-dependent RNA methyltransferase, with product MNNFDQKGRVIVTCKDRFAPYLEQELIEHGFKPVKVDRTSIEVNASMNECIYLNMHLRVASHVLFEIKSFYLHHARDIYRRVKNIPWEEYIENDTYFSVVSHVENESVNNPLFVNVKVKDAIVDRFREHTGKRPDTGADFNGAVFQLYWREKQASMFINTSGETLSKRGYRKLPWMAPMVENLAAATILASEWDRKGPFVNPMCGAGTLVIEAALMATNRFPGLFRDHYSFMHIKGYQEENYLLLKEQLKGKINDNISVAFVASDISERAIYAAEENAKVANVSDHITFEVVDFAETTVPEPENGVVFFNPEYGERLGEEEELVNTYKRIGDFMKQQCPGYTGYIFTGNLKLGKRIGLRPSRKIEFFNGTIDCRLLKFELYSGGK from the coding sequence ATGAATAATTTTGACCAAAAGGGGAGGGTAATTGTTACCTGTAAGGATCGATTTGCACCATATCTAGAGCAAGAGTTGATCGAGCATGGATTTAAACCGGTAAAGGTGGATCGCACCAGTATTGAGGTAAATGCCAGCATGAATGAATGCATATACCTCAATATGCACCTGCGAGTGGCCAGTCATGTGCTTTTTGAAATCAAGTCTTTTTACCTGCACCATGCCCGAGACATCTATCGTCGGGTGAAGAATATCCCTTGGGAAGAATACATAGAAAATGACACTTATTTTTCGGTGGTCAGTCATGTAGAAAATGAAAGTGTCAACAATCCACTTTTCGTAAATGTAAAAGTCAAGGACGCCATAGTGGATCGTTTCCGGGAGCATACCGGCAAAAGACCAGATACCGGTGCGGATTTCAATGGAGCGGTCTTTCAGCTTTATTGGAGAGAAAAGCAGGCCTCCATGTTCATCAATACTTCTGGGGAAACCCTCTCTAAAAGGGGCTATCGGAAACTGCCTTGGATGGCGCCAATGGTAGAAAACCTGGCTGCAGCGACCATTTTGGCCAGTGAATGGGACCGAAAAGGGCCATTTGTCAATCCAATGTGTGGTGCCGGTACATTGGTAATTGAAGCCGCTTTGATGGCGACTAATCGCTTTCCGGGACTGTTTAGGGATCACTATTCCTTTATGCACATCAAAGGCTATCAAGAAGAAAATTATCTCTTGCTTAAGGAGCAATTAAAAGGCAAAATAAATGATAATATTTCAGTAGCATTTGTGGCCTCTGATATCAGTGAAAGGGCGATATATGCTGCCGAGGAAAATGCCAAAGTGGCCAATGTGTCGGATCACATCACCTTTGAAGTGGTGGATTTTGCAGAAACCACCGTTCCTGAACCCGAAAACGGTGTAGTTTTCTTTAACCCGGAGTACGGTGAAAGGCTAGGAGAGGAGGAAGAATTGGTCAACACCTATAAACGAATAGGTGATTTTATGAAGCAACAGTGTCCCGGCTACACGGGGTATATCTTTACCGGAAACCTTAAGCTTGGCAAAAGAATTGGCTTACGGCCCAGCAGAAAAATAGAATTCTTTAATGGAACCATCGATTGCCGCTTATTGAAATTTGAGCTTTACAGTGGCGGAAAGTAA
- a CDS encoding 3-keto-disaccharide hydrolase: MNHRTILSLFVCLILPFLCPLTYGQSVGVGIEKPVDAQWLFDGSREMLDEKWEYWEGPRLSAVPPIKWKIVKDPVSDGTALNTNDLAAANGKYGAADIVTKEKFKDFRLHIEFLIEHEGGNSGVYLQNRYEIQVLDGDSTSHGMAAIINEKAAPYQLYQGLGKWNAYDIVFRAARFNESGALVEKALMTMYFNGVKVHADEFIQQVWGGPNSGLDGGNDGGKGITDRPGGIKLQAEGHDVLYRNIWIKSLDIPDASTDF, from the coding sequence ATGAACCATCGTACGATTTTATCTTTGTTTGTTTGTCTTATACTTCCTTTTTTGTGCCCATTGACTTACGGTCAATCGGTCGGAGTTGGAATAGAAAAACCCGTCGATGCCCAGTGGCTATTTGACGGGAGTAGGGAGATGTTAGACGAAAAATGGGAATATTGGGAGGGCCCAAGGTTATCGGCCGTTCCCCCAATCAAGTGGAAAATCGTTAAGGATCCTGTTTCGGACGGTACCGCGCTTAACACCAATGATTTAGCAGCAGCCAATGGAAAATATGGTGCAGCGGACATTGTCACCAAGGAGAAGTTTAAGGATTTTAGGCTGCACATTGAGTTTCTGATTGAACATGAAGGTGGAAACAGTGGTGTATACCTCCAAAACCGCTATGAAATCCAAGTGCTGGATGGAGACTCGACCAGCCATGGCATGGCGGCCATTATCAATGAAAAAGCAGCTCCGTACCAGCTCTATCAAGGCTTGGGCAAGTGGAATGCATATGATATTGTCTTTCGGGCAGCTCGGTTTAATGAATCTGGAGCACTTGTCGAAAAAGCCTTGATGACCATGTACTTTAACGGTGTAAAAGTACATGCCGATGAATTCATTCAGCAAGTTTGGGGTGGCCCAAATTCGGGTTTGGATGGTGGCAATGACGGTGGGAAGGGCATTACTGACCGGCCTGGCGGGATCAAACTTCAAGCCGAAGGCCATGATGTGCTGTATCGTAACATTTGGATTAAATCACTTGACATTCCTGATGCCTCCACTGACTTTTAA
- a CDS encoding DUF4127 family protein has product MKIIRVFALLFSVLISNVLELSAKDRVLLIPLDNRPPCLQFPVRMGQIADLEIITPPASMLGNLETAGDTDAIMGWINEQPLKTVDGVIIVADMLAYGGLVASRKYAVSPSKALDRLALVKQFKENYPAVPVFMQSVIMRLAPTADGTNDDYREKLAAWAATQPSPEKEALQQQIPEKAIQDYKAARSRNHLINSTMIDWVKAGYIDFLVLSQDDAKPAGLHVSERESLARKVATSGLKDKIAIQAGTDEVAMLLLSRLVNNKQGLIPVVSIHYSSKKAKNQVMPFEDQVLSETILQMITCAGGTFVEESSPLTLDWFVYTSRNNPKETVRFLRKINQALERGQKVIISDIDPVGNVQGGAKTFTEGLIAQGHLSKLYGYASWNTAGNTLGTALPQGMLYHARQASLSRNEGSNGTYLPQYWFTIHRVINDYVYNNTVRADYKTYFGDGHTNASLLSDEKLAIAKNMALDRLHPSVENIIRCNFAGKVEVHDLNIELPWRRAFEALIDFDLNKKSSKTAVSQEL; this is encoded by the coding sequence ATGAAAATCATCCGTGTGTTTGCCTTGCTGTTTTCAGTGCTTATTAGTAATGTTTTGGAGCTTTCAGCCAAAGACAGGGTGCTGCTCATTCCCTTAGACAATCGCCCGCCCTGTTTACAATTTCCGGTGAGAATGGGCCAAATTGCGGACTTGGAGATCATCACGCCACCAGCATCAATGCTCGGCAATCTGGAAACCGCAGGAGATACGGATGCGATCATGGGCTGGATAAATGAACAACCTTTGAAAACCGTAGACGGGGTGATCATTGTGGCAGATATGCTGGCCTATGGAGGCTTGGTTGCGAGCCGAAAATACGCTGTAAGTCCTTCAAAAGCATTGGATCGATTGGCACTGGTGAAACAGTTTAAGGAAAATTACCCAGCCGTACCGGTGTTCATGCAAAGCGTGATTATGCGTTTGGCACCTACAGCAGATGGGACAAACGATGACTACCGGGAGAAACTGGCCGCGTGGGCAGCTACTCAACCTTCCCCTGAAAAGGAGGCGTTACAGCAACAAATACCTGAAAAGGCAATTCAAGATTATAAAGCTGCACGAAGTCGTAATCATTTGATAAACAGTACTATGATCGATTGGGTGAAAGCGGGATATATAGATTTCCTCGTTCTTTCCCAAGATGATGCAAAGCCAGCGGGCCTTCATGTATCAGAGAGGGAGTCCTTGGCCAGAAAAGTGGCTACGTCCGGCCTAAAGGATAAAATAGCCATCCAGGCAGGGACTGATGAAGTCGCTATGCTATTACTCAGTAGGTTGGTCAATAACAAACAGGGCTTAATACCTGTCGTCAGCATTCATTATTCCTCAAAAAAAGCCAAAAATCAAGTAATGCCCTTTGAGGACCAAGTGCTGAGTGAAACCATCCTCCAAATGATCACGTGTGCTGGCGGAACCTTTGTGGAAGAAAGTTCCCCTTTAACACTCGATTGGTTTGTGTACACTTCCAGAAACAATCCAAAAGAAACCGTCCGCTTTCTGCGCAAAATTAACCAAGCCCTTGAAAGGGGACAAAAGGTAATCATATCAGACATTGATCCAGTGGGAAACGTCCAAGGTGGAGCAAAAACTTTCACCGAAGGACTGATCGCACAGGGTCATTTATCCAAGCTCTATGGTTATGCGTCATGGAATACGGCTGGCAATACGCTGGGAACAGCATTGCCCCAAGGCATGCTATACCATGCACGTCAAGCCTCACTCTCCCGTAATGAAGGCTCCAATGGGACATATTTGCCACAGTATTGGTTTACCATTCATCGTGTCATAAATGATTATGTCTACAATAATACGGTGAGAGCCGACTATAAAACCTACTTCGGTGATGGACATACCAATGCAAGCCTATTGTCGGATGAAAAATTGGCCATAGCGAAAAATATGGCCTTGGACAGGTTACATCCCAGTGTGGAGAACATCATCCGGTGTAATTTTGCTGGTAAAGTTGAAGTGCATGATTTGAACATTGAATTGCCCTGGAGAAGGGCCTTTGAGGCGTTGATTGACTTTGATTTGAACAAAAAATCCAGCAAAACAGCAGTTTCCCAAGAATTATGA